The Cricetulus griseus strain 17A/GY chromosome 9, alternate assembly CriGri-PICRH-1.0, whole genome shotgun sequence genome has a segment encoding these proteins:
- the LOC113838754 gene encoding vomeronasal type-1 receptor 4-like — protein sequence MLPSNTILGVCLISQLCVGVTGNSLLFILYIYTFFFKPHFKKLIDSVSMHLTIVNVLMVIFTLISHIISLFGVTNFLDDAGCRAVLFIFRVTRGMSISTTSILSTFQVITITPSNSRWAWLKPKLSKLTLSSLLCSWLINLLIYTYMIPLVIAKTHSTHFGYGYVDPYCQNKHFGNQNSGSFLSIIFIRDLFYVALMMWTSLYMVTVLYRHRKRVQHLHSTSLSNQPSPERRATHSILLLVICFVFFYWLNNFITLSGFYVQAKIPNWEGINAILATCYLTICPFLLMKNNKLVWQLTSSFCVRKVACFQSVLCV from the coding sequence ATGCTTCCAAGTAATACCATCTTGGGGGTCTGTCTGATATCTCAGTTATGTGTTGGTGTCACAGGGAACTCATTACTGTTCATTTTGTACATATATACTTTCTTCTTTAAGCCTCATTTTAAGAAGTTGATTGATTCCGTTTCCATGCATCTGACAATAGTTAATGTGCTGATGGTCATATTCACATTGATATCCCATATCATTTCATTATTTGGAGTAACCAACTTTCTGGATGATGCTGGCTGTAGGGCAGTGTTATTTATATTCAGAGTCACACGGGGTATGTCCATCAGTACCACCTCTATTCTGAGCACATTTCAAGTCATCACCATCACTCCCAGTAATTCTAGGTGGGCGTGGCTTAAGCCTAAACTCTCCAAGTTGACTTTATCATCCTTACTTTGCTCCTGGCTCATTAACCTGctcatttatacatatatgattCCATTGGTAATAGCCAAAACCCATTCTACTCACTTTGGCTATGGATATGTGGACCCTTACTGTCAAAACAAGCACTTTGGGAACCAAAATTCAGGGTCATTTTTGAGTATCATATTCATTCGTGATCTCTTCTATGTGGCCCTCATGATGTGGACCAGCCTGTACATGGTAACTGTCCTCTACAGACACCGCAAGAGAGTCCAGCATCTCCACAGCACAAGCCTCTCCAACCAGCCATCTCCTGAACGCAGAGCCACTCATAGCATCTTGTTGCTGGTaatctgttttgtgttcttttattgGTTGAACAATTTCATCACCCTTTCTGGTTTTTATGTACAAGCAAAAATTCCAAACTGGGAGGGAATTAATGCCATTTTGGCAACATGCTACCTAACCATCTGCCCTTTTTTACTAATGAAGAATAATAAACTTGTTTGGCAACTCACTTCTTCCTTTTGTGTAAGGAAGGTGgcctgctttcaaagtgtactCTGTGTCTGA
- the LOC113838751 gene encoding vomeronasal type-1 receptor 4-like encodes MLPSNTILGVCLISHLCVGVTGNSLLFILFIYTLFFKPHFKKLFDSVSMHLTIVNVMMIKFTLISHILSFFGVHKFLDDAGCRAVLFIFRVSRGMSISTTSILSTFQVITITPSNSRWAWLKPKLSKLTLSSLLCSWLINLLIYAYMVPMVIAKTNSTHFGNGYLDPYCQNKHFGHQNSGSFLSIILLYDLFYVAIMMWTSLLMVTVLYRHRKRVQHLHSTTLSCQPSREGRATHSILLMVSCFVFFYCLNNFITLSGFYVQVKIPNWEGINAILGACYPTICPFLLMKNNKLVLQFTASFSEKKMACFQSALGG; translated from the coding sequence ATGCTTCCAAGTAATACCATCTTGGGGGTCTGTCTGATATCTCATTTATGTGTTGGTGTCACAGGGAACTCAttactgtttattttattcatatatactCTCTTCTTTAAGCCTCATTTTAAGAAGTTGTTCGATTCTGTTTCCATGCACCTGACAATAGTTAATGTGATGATGATCAAATTCACTTTGATATCCCATATTTTGTCATTCTTTGGAGTACACAAATTTCTGGATGATGCTGGCTGTAGGGCAGTGTTATTTATATTCAGAGTCTCCCGGGGTATGTCTATCAGTACCACCTCTATTCTGAGCACATTTCAAGTCATCACCATCACTCCCAGTAATTCTAGGTGGGCGTGGCTTAAGCCTAAACTCTCCAAGTTGACTTTGTCATCCTTACTTTGCTCCTGGCTCATTAACCTGCTCATCTATGCATATATGGTTCCAATGGTTATAGCCAAAACCAATTCTACTCACTTTGGCAATGGATATTTGGATCCTTACTGTCAAAACAAGCACTTTGGGCACCAAAATTCAGGGTCATTTTTGAGTATCATTCTCCTTTATGATCTCTTCTACGTGGCCATCATGATGTGGACCAGCCTGCTCATGGTAACTGTCCTCTACAGACACCGAAAGAGAGTCCAGCATCTCCACAGCACAACCCTGTCCTGCCAGCCATCTCGTGAGGGCAGAGCCACTCACAGTATCTTGTTGATGGTGAgctgttttgtgttcttttattgCTTGAACAATTTCATCACCCTTTCTGGTTTTTATGTACAAGTAAAAATTCCAAACTGGGAGGGAATTAATGCAATTTTGGGAGCATGCTACCCAACCATCTGCCCTTTTTTATTGATGAAGAATAATAAACTTGTTTTGCAATTCACTGcttccttttctgaaaagaagATGGCCTGCTTTCAAAGTGCACTCGGTGGCTGA